Part of the Sulfurovum sp. TSL6 genome, ACTTTTTAAAATCTTAGAGTCTATTAAAAAAGAACGACAGACAAATGACAATGAGGTTATAGAGGATATTCAAGATGATCTTTTATTGTTACTTGAGAATAATGGTATTGAAAAAATTGAGATTGTAGAAGGCACTTCATATGAAGGACTCTCAAAAGTTGCAAAAGTTATTGATACAGAAGAAACTGATGATCCAGATAAAGACCTTTTAATTAAGGAGGTAAAAAAAGATGGTTATTTTGTTCAAGTCGATGAGGAAGTGCAGCGAGTTATTCGTCCTGCAGAAGTTATTTTATATAAGTTTAATCAAGTAAAAGAAGGAGAGTAAAATGGCGAATATAGTAGGAATAGATCTTGGTACAACGATGTCAGCAATAGCTGTATTAAATAGTGTAGGAAAACCTGAAACCATTCCAAATAAAGATGGAGAGAGAATTACACCATCTGTAATCTTTTTTGAAAATGATCACAAGTCACTAATTGGTTTAGAAGCAAAGAATTCAGCAGGATCAGATGTTCATTCAGTTGCAAAAGAATTTAAAAGAGAAATGCATAATGATGATGATAGATTTAGTGTACACGGTAGCCAATATAGTCCTAGTGAGCTTTCATCTTTCGTTCTAAAAAAATTAGTAAAGGATGCATCTACACAAGTAGGACCTATTACTGATGTAGTAATTTCTGTTCCAGCATATTTTAAAGAGAATCAAAGAAATGCTACTATTGAAGCAGGTAAACTAGCTGGTTTAAATGTGATTGGTATTATCAATGAACCTACTGCTGCAGCTCTTTATTATGCCACAGTAGCTGATATTAAGGGTAGAGGATTGGTTTATGACCTTGGTGGAGGTACATTTGATGTAACAGTTACAGATACAGATGGAAAAGATATTAAAATTATAGCTTCCTCGGGTGATCATCATCTAGGTGGTGTAGACTTCGATCAGGCAATGCTTGAACTTATGGAAGAAAAGTATAAAAATGAAAAAGGTAGTAGTCTTTATAGTGATGAAGAAACTAAGTATGAAATGTTACTTGAAGCCGAAGATTTAAAGAAGTCTCTTTCATCAAGAGGATCTAAAAAAATTAAACTAAATGGAGACAGTGGTAAAGCAGTACTAGAATTTACTCAGAAAGAGTTTGAAGAGAAGATTTCAACTTATATTTCAAGAACTGAACTGCTTGTTGAACAAGCATTGCATGAAGCAAATAGTGAACCTGAAGATATAGATTATATTTTGCTTGTAGGCGGAAGTACACGTATCCCAGCATTTCAGAAGTCAATTAAGAAATTGATGAAGAAAGAGCCTATATCTGCAGTGAATGTTGATGAAGCAGTTGCCTTGGGCGCAGCAATTAGAGCAGGTATAATCACAGTAAAAGAAAATCCTACTAGTGTATCTAGTACTGTTGCAAATGAAGTTAATAGCATTAGTATCGTGGATGTTGCAAATCATAGTTATGGAACGATTAGTAGAACTTTTGATGAAACACTTCAGCAATATACTCTAAAAAACTCTATATTAATTAAGAGAAATACACCTTTACCATGTAGTGAAACACAAACTTTTTATACTATATATGAAGGTCAGGATGGCATTGACATTAGCATTACACAAGGTGAAGATACTGATCCAGACTTTGTTGATAAGATTCATGAAGAAGCTATGGATTTACCTGCGAATCGACCTGAGGGTCAACCCATTGAATTCACATATATATATGATGAAAACCAAATGATGAAATGTATATTTAAGGATATTAACTCCGGAACAGTAAAAGAAGTTTCAATGCATTTTGGTGCGAGTGAAGAGAAAAAGAATGCATTAGATGCATTCTTGGTAGACTAAAGGAAAATAATAATGGAAATTTTTGTTTTACTGTTTGTAGGTTGGATTGTATACAATATATATAGTGGCTATAAACAAAGAGAAGCAGAAGAGCAGATTAAGATACTACTCGATGCAATGGAAGAGGAAAGACGTCTAAATGCCTTTAAGTGTAAAATAACTGATGATACTTTTAAAGGAGAAGACTTTGAATGGGATGTATTTCATGTTCAAATGAAAGGCCTTATTGAAGGAAGTCAAGATGATTTTCCTGTTAAATATATTGTTCAAATGGCGGATGTTACAGACGGAAGATCTCCCATACTAAGTGCCATTGATCAATTTCAAAGTAACGATTCTACAGTTTTTTGGTTTGAATCAGGTATTGATAGATTACCCTATTCAAGTACCATTTTTAAAGAATGGGCTACCACAGTCAAGATACCAAAAGCAATTTTAGAATTTCCTCGATCCGGTTTAAGAAAAGTCGAATTTAAAGTCTTTGCAGTAGATGCAAATACCGATAAGATTCTTTCTCAAGATAGCACTACTGTCAGTTACCATAATACGGATAAAGGTTATGAAGAGCAATCTGAACATAGAGAATATTTTGAAGAGATGGTTGTCAAGACGGCTATGTTGGTTAGTGCAAGTGATGGAGACATGGATACAAGTGAAGCTAATGTAGTTAAATCATGGATTCAAAGAAATATTGAAAGATATAAGGTTGAGTATAGAGACGAAGAGAAAGAACGTTTAAATGGCTATATTAAAGAAGCATATCATGATATTCAAGATGATAATATTGATATATATGATACTCTAGAAGGTATTGAAAATATTGCTAGTGAAGGTGAAAAGTTTGAACTTTTTCAGGTTTGTTTAGATGTTGCACAGGCTGATGGTGCAGCAGATGAAGCTGAACTTGAAATTATTCATGATATTGCAGACTATATACACTTAGATGAAAAACAATTTAAATCTATGATAGAAAAAACCCTGCCAATTACAATGCACACCTCTCCAGCAAATGAAGAAAGTTTACTGGGTATTACTCCAAATATGGAAGTAAAAGAAATAAAAAGAATACTACGAGAGCAGTATCAAAAGTGGAATGCTCGTGTTGCATCAAGTGACCCAAAGATTAGAACACAAGCAGAAGAAATGATTCAACTAATTGCAAAAGCAAGAGAAAGATATTAATAATGTTAAATCTAGATAAACTCAGATGGATAGATGATAATATAGATGAATATCAAGGTATTCTTGTTCGTGCAGAAAATAATGCATATGCACATAGGATGCATCTATTATCAAATTCTTTAAAAGTTACAGAAGAAATTACCCCAAGAATTTCTTCTGTTATTAAAAAAGTTCTCCAACATCTCAGCCTTTTAGATATAGAACTTGAGTGCTATGTTAATAATGATTCAGATATGAATGCAAGTTGCTTTTCTCTTGGCAATGATGTTAATCTCATCATAATTATTAGCTCAGGATTAGTTAATACAATGACTCAAGATGAATTAGCATTTGTAATTGGTCATGAGATAGGACATTATTTTTTTGGTCATTTAGATTATGCTGAAGTAAAAAGAGAAAAAAATGCATTACTGGATATGAAATTAAGCAGGATATATCAATCTCATGAGATTAGTGCTGATCGCATTGGTTTGATATGTTCTGGTTCATTAGAAAGCTCTTTACGTGCTATAGTAAAAACTGTTTCTGGATTAAATGATGAGTTTATTACACATAATCTTCATACATATTTACACCAAATCCAGTCCTTAAATTATGATGACTTGGCACATGCTTATTATACCCATCCAATTTTTCCTATACGTGCAAAAGCACTAACTCTTTTCTCAATGAGTGAGGTTTATTATTTATGGACTGGAAAAGATAAACAAGCTCCACTGACTGAGGATTCGCTAATAGCTAGAATCCGAAAAGACCTTGAATCAACAACAATGAAAAATCTAAAAGAGGAAAGTAAACATATTGTAGAAAAATTTCAACTTTGGTTTTATGTTAAATCATTTATAGATAATAATGAATTGGAACAAGATGAAATATTATTTTTAGAGAAAAACTTTGGAGTTGATACAACAAAAAAAGCTCTTCGACTTGCAAAAGAAAACACTAGTTCTGTAACCAAGAAATATGAAGAGTTCCGTAATCAAGTACACCATTTACCCTTACAATATAAAAGTTTAATGGTTAATGATATGAAAAATGCGTTAGATAGTATGTTAGAAAGCCATAATGTTCAAAGATACTTTAAAAACTTAACAAAGTCAATTTTAGGATAAAAGAATGGATGATTCAGAACTACATCATATTGCAAAGAAGGAAGTAGAAAGTAAAACCTATGATAAGGATATATGGAATAAGGCATTAGCCTTAACAGGTGGTAATGATACAAAGGCCAAAGAAAAGTATATTAAGCTGAGGATTCTCCAGCTTAAACGAGATGGCTATAAACCTAAAAAAAGTAGTGTCAACCAAAATACTGAGTCACCTAAAAAAAGTACACATGAGCCTAAAGAAGAACCAGAATCTAAGCAGAATTCTTCGCAATCTAGCATTTCAAATCTTGAACAAAGGCATAATAAGAAACCTTCTGATAAAAAAACTTCTTATGGATGGATTCTATGGGTGATTGCTGTCGTCTTCATTTTTGCTTTAGTTTACAATAATAAAAATACAACAAAAAATAGTTCTTACTCAAAAAGCAATAATTACTCTTCAAATTATACATCTAGAAAACAAGATAACTATGTTGAAAGTAAGCCTTCTGTGTCAGAATACACATTAAGTAAAAATGAATTACTTTATTGTGAAGCAGAAATGATTAGACTGGATGTAGTAAAAGATAAAATAGACAAGTATTCTCAATACGAAATAGATAAGTACAATGGTTTGTCTGATGATTACAACGTAAGATGCGCTAATAAAAAATATTATCAAAATGATATGTATAGTATAAATAAATTAATTAAAAATAGAAAATATGAAATAGAGCAAGAAGGATTAGCTAGATTTCAAAAGAATACTCAAAAAATAAAAAGTACTTTTGAAGATGGAGAAGCGTTATATATAAATACTTCTCCTGTAAGTGGAGATTGTAAAGTAACAATATTTAATGATGGAAGTATCGGTGCAACATTAAATGGCAAATTTAAACAATGGAAGACTATGTCTTCATGGGAAAGAAAGAAGTGTAAAGAGGCATTAAAAGAGGAGCAAGTTAGAGTTGGATATACAAAGGAAGAAAGAAAAAAAGTAAAAGAAACAATAGAAAAATATCCATTGACTATCATTGCAAATCCATTGGATGCACGGGTTCAGATTATGAATATAAAACCAAAATATTATCACGGCATACGTCTAGTTAAGGGAAAATATAAAATTCGTATTTCAAAAAAAGGATATGTAACACAGAATCATATTTTTGACCCATCAAAATATTCTACATACAATGTAATGCTAAAGAAGAGGACAAACAATAAAAGCAGTGATCGCAGTACTGTTGATTGCAAAGTAACAATATTTAATGATGGAAGTATAGGCGCAAGTATTGGAAATGGAGCATTTAATACATGGAAAAGTATGTCTGCGCAAGAACGAAAAGAATGTGAAAAGGCATTGAAAAAGGAGCAAAGTAGAGTTGGCAGAAAAGGAAATATATATGAAGCTAAAACAAGTGATGAAGGCTCTCAAGCGCTAAACTGTAAAGTAACAATATTTAATGATGGAAGCATAGGCGCAAGTATTGGGAATGGAGCATTTAATACATGGAAAAGTATGTCTGCACAAGAACGAAAAGAATGTGAAAAGGCATTAAATATTGAGCAGGAGAGAATTGGACGCAAGGGAAACACTCATAAAATAAATACAAACAATAGCAAGAAAAAAAGAACAGACAAATATCCATTAACGATTGAAACATTTCCTTCAGATGCACGCGTACAAATTATGAATATAAAACCAAAATATTATGATGGTATACGTTTAGTAAAAGGGGAATATAAAATTCGTGTTTCAAAAAAAGGATATACAACACAGAATAGTATTGCTGATCCAGCAGAAAAAACAACCTATCAAATTATTCTAAAAAAGAAAAAAAATAACATATCATATAGTGAAAAAATAAGAAACAAAAGTTATTCGAATAATGGATTGCCTGCCAATGCAAAGTTGGATTATTATGGTCATGGCTGGGAATGTAAAAAAGGTTATTATAAATATGGCAACAAATGTAATAAGGTAGCTATTCCTGCCAATGCAAAGTTGGATTATTATGGTCATGATTGGGAATGCAGAAAAGGTTATTATAAATATGCTAACAAATGTAATAAGGTAGCTATTCCTGCCAATGCAAAGTTGGATTATTATGGTCATGACTGGGAATGTAAAAAAGGTTATTATAAATATGGCAACAAATGTAATAAGGTAGCTATTCCTGCCAATGCAAAGTTGGATTATTATGGTCATGACTGGGAATGCAGAAAAGGTTATTATAAATATGCTAACAAATGTAATAAGGTAGCTATTCCTGCCAATGCAAAGTTGGATTATTATGGTCATGACTGGGAATGTAAAAAAGGTTATTATAAATATGCTAACAAATGTAATAAGGTAGCTATTCCTGCCAATGCAAAGTTGGATTATTATGGTCATGACTGGGAATGTAGAAAAGGTTATTATAAATATGCTAACAAATGTTTACCGGTGGGACAATAAAATGTTTTATTACTCGATAGAAATGGAATAATTGATTTAACAACTACTGGTGATTTAGTAAATCTTTTACAAGCTAAATTATTGAAACTAACAATTGAACGTACACTTTAAAAAGTAGCACATAATTTCATAAGGTTTATGGTTTTTTCTCTGGATATATAAAGAATCACAACATAATGCATATTATGTGGTCATTTTGAATAAAATTTCAGGGGGAATCAAAGTTTTCTAATAGCATTCATAGCTTTATTAATGAAGTTGTTTTTTTCTTTTTTGAACGCAATATCTTTAAGTGTTTTTTCGACTATATCATCACTTGATTGTTCCTTGTCTCTATCGCCAAAGAATTTCACAAAAGTAGAAGATGAGGCACCTATTTGTTCCAAAAAGTTAGTAAGTGCTTTTAGGATTTCATTATTTGCATGTAAGTTAGGAGTTTTGTATTCTGTTTCTTCTTCTATTAGTGCTTTTGTAGCTTTCAGTATTTTATTTGCTTTCAATTCACTGTTACGTTCATTTATGATACCTTGTGCTTGATTTACAACTTCGATATTTTGTTCATTTATGCTTTGGAGTTCTTTATTTGTTTTTACTACTGACTCAATTTCTTCTTCAAGTTTAACTACTTTGAACTCTGACTTTTCCATTTCTGTCTGCATGTCAAAAATGATGTTTTCCAAGATAGCTTCAAGTTCAAGTTCTGCATTTGCATAACTTAACGCATTTGTTTTAATGCGGTCCTCTAATTTCTTTATTTGTGATTGAAGTATTAAATCTTGAGATCGTTTAATTTTTTCAGATTGTAGTTTGAGTCGTATTTTTTTTGCACGAGCTTTCCAGGCTTCTTCTGCCTCTGCCTTTTCTTTTTTTAAATCCTTGATTTCTTCTTTAAGCATTATTATGGTTGCTGTGTGTACTTTTTTAACATCATTGATAGCATCAGTTATTTGCTTCCGGTGCCAATGCGAACCACGCATAGTATTGCTACCTTCTTTACCTCTGTCCATATTTAATGCTTCGGCTGTGATAGTCTGAAGTTTTCGCATATCTTCTCTGGTAGTTCTTCCCTTACCTGTGTCCAAATCAAATGTAGAATATAGTACATGAGCATGCAAGTTTTCAAATTTTTGTAGTACGCTCATATTAAATTTTGTCTCAAAAGTTTTAGAGGTATACCAATGATTATCATCTTCATTATAAAAAATATCACGATTAGGTCTATGTGCTATGATATGCTCAGTTACTTCTTTATTGTTTTTATCATACCATTTGAAATTTATTGAATCATAGATATAATTTTCAACGTTCCACTCTTCTGCCTTTTTCCCAATCCATTCAACGAAAACACCTTCATCCTTATGAAGCGCAGCATCGAAAATTGTATACCCACCAAACGCCTTTTTTAGTGACGAAAATAGATTATGTATATCATCAATTTTTGTCTTATTCTTTATATTTATGGCTGCTTCTTTAATGAGGGCATCAAATTGACTTTTTTGCATATTCTGCTTAACCCTTTTCTTGTAACTTTCTTGAGCTTGAACAATAAAGTTTTGAATATTAATTCCACTACTATAATACTCATTATCGATCGAATTATTATCGAGTAAATAAGTTACTTTTTGTTTTCTCATCATGTGTTTAAGGCTATTTTTTGTTGCATTGATGGTATGAAAACTCGATTTGGCCATGATGATATTACCTTTCTTTTTCAGAAATATTTTTATTTGGTACGTAGAATAAGCCCAAATAGGGTGCTAATATGCATACTAGCACCCTATGAGTTTCTATATCTGTTGTACTATACAAAAATGGTAAGTGTAAAATCAAACAGGCAGGTTGTTTTCAGAAGAAAAATATAGAGGGTTAACTTTTATTTTAGAGCATAATTTGGGGATAGGGTTTAAAATACTGTTTTGATTAAATGTATTCTCCCTCAAAGTTCACTATGGTAAAATATCTATAACATATTTTATGCTAGTGGGGAAGACTTAGTGAGTTCAAAATTTTTTACAAATCGTGATAATAATACTTTAGAAAATCGTCTTAAAGATATACTTACTTATCATAAAAATATTACTCACTTAGAATTTCTAATAGGTTATTTCCGTATTAGTGGATTTACCAAAATAGCAACACTTTTAAGTGGTATTACAAATGGACGGATCTTAGTTGGCATCAACATTGATAAGTTAACTCTTGAAGCCAAAGAGGCTGGGGTAAAACTGAACCTCATGGATTATGAAAAAATGAGTGGTCGATTTGTTGAGGAACAGTTGCTTGAACTAAATAAAGAGTCTTATTCTCAAGAAGTTGATGAAAGTGTTATTCTCTTTGCTCAAATGTTAGCAGAAAAAAAGATTGAAATTCGTATCTCGCCAGAGAAGAATATACACTCTAAAATATATATTCTCAGAGAAGATGAGATTACAAGACATGATGGAACTGTAGAGTACAAAGGATCTGTTATTACAGGGTCTTCAAACTTGTCTGAAAATGGTCTTAGTAAAAACTTTGAATTCAATGTTGAACTTAGAGATAGTGATGATATAGGTTTTGCACTGGAAGAGTTCAATAACTTATGGGCAAGTGCTATTGAAATTACTGACAAAGATGTAGATAACATAAAAGCAAAATCTCACCTTAAAGATATAACACCATATGAACTTTACTTGAAATTTCTTATAGAACATTTTGATGATCGGATAGATTATGATCCAAATGTTGTTTGGAATCTTCCTAAAGGTTTTATGAAACTAGCATATCAGATAGATGCTGTTACAGAAGGACTTTCTAAAATCAAAAAACATAATGGATTTTTCTTAGCAGATGTTGTGGGGCTTGGTAAAACAGTGACAACAGCTATGGTTGTAAAAAAACTACTGTTTGATCTTCAAGGTGAGGTGCTTGTCATTGCGCCTCCTTCCATTCAAAAAGAATGGAAAGATACTTTTAAAAAGTTCGAGATAGGAACATTGAGAAATTACAATGTTGTATCACTGGGCGCATTAGAGAAAATACGAGATACAGAAAGGTACTCCTTAGTAATTATAGATGAATCCCATAAATTTAAAAACTATGCCACTAGTAGATATGCAGAGCTTGAACGTATTTGTAAAGAACAAGTAAAGTACAAAAAAAAGGTGATACTCATCTCTGCTACACCACTTAACAATAGACCTATGGATATAGCAAATCAGCTCTATTTGTTCCAAGATAAAAGAAACTCAACCATCCCTTCTCATCCAAACCTAGAGAGCTTTTTTGCTAAGGTAGATAAAGAATATAAAGAGATTATCGCTCCTGATAAAGATGGTAAGCCCATTGATAAAGAGAAGCTACAAGACCTTTCGTTGAGAGTAAGAGAATCCATATTACGTGAAGTAATGGTAAGACGTACACGTACAGATATACAAACACACCCTATGTATTCTGCAGACATAAAAGAGCAAGGTTTAACTATACCTAAGGTGGCACCTGTAGAAGAGGTAACATATAAGATGAATGATAGTCTTGTCAAAACTTTTTCTGATACGATAGAAATTTTGACAAGTGAATTGCAGTACGAACGATATAAAGTCTTAGGTTACATAAAACCAAAGTCTCGTAGTAAGTATGGAAAAGTTAGTGAAAACATTTTCGAAAGAGGTGCATTAGAGTTAGCAAACTTAATGAGAAATATGCTTGTAAAAAGATTTGAAAGTTCATTTCATGCTTTCAAGACAACACTACAGCGACAAGAGAGTCACCTAATAGGACTTATTAAAATGTTTGAAGATGATAGGATTCTTTTAGGATCTAAAATTAATATCTTTGATTTGCTTGAAGATGAGGAGAGTGCAGAAGAGAAGATAGAGACTATGTTTGAACAAGGTAAAGTTAAGATCTTCGAAGCTTCTGACTTTGAAGAGGGCTACAAAGAAAAACTTGAAAAAGAACTCATTATATTTGAACGACTTAACCAAATGTGGAGAGATGTGAAAGAAGACCCAAAACTTAATACCTTTAAGGAAGTATTGAAAAAGAGTAAAGGTAAAAAGATGGTTGTCTTTACTGAGTCTAAGCAAACAGCAATATACCTAGAGGAAAACTTAAAAGAATTTAAAGTTCTTTGTGTGCATGGGGGCAATAGAGATAAGCTTAAAGATACTATTAGTCAGAACTTTGATGCCAATTATGATGAGAAAAAGAAAAAAGATGATTATGATGTTATCATTACCACAGATACCCTTAGTGAAGGGGTTAACATGCATCGTAGTAACATCATTTATAACTATGACATACCTTGGAATGCAACAAGGCTTATGCAGCGTATAGGTCGTATTAATCGTATTGGTACAAAGCATCATATGATTTATGTAAATAACTTCATCCCTTCAGCTCAAAGTGATGTTCTCATAGAACTTTCTAAAAAGGCTTTTGTGAAGCTTCAAACTTTTCACTCTACCTTTGGAGAAGACAATCAAATCTATAGTAAAGATGAAGAAGTGGGTACAGTTACACTCTTTGAAGATGTAGTAGAAGACATAGATGAAGAACTTGATTTTCTTGAAGAGATAAGAGACTACAAAGAGGCAAATCCTAAGAAGTTTAAAGAGTTAGTAAAACTTCCTATGAAGATAAGAGTACAACGTAAAGATGACATAATACAAGATGCATCTTTTGTGTTCATCAAAAATGTTGAGGCAAAGAGTTACTACTATGTGGATGAACAACGATGTGAACCAGTTAGTTTCATAAAAATGGCAAAACACCTTAAAGTTTCACCTCGACTACAGGGCGTCATCCCTTTTAAGGCTTTCCACTATGAGCAAGTAAGAAAAGCTGTAGATCATTATGATGAAGAACTTGCAAAGATAGTCCAATCGGTAAGTAGAACTAAAGTAGATAATGCAACAGATAAAAAGGCTATACGTTTACTCAAGGGGTGGCTAGATAATGGCATGATAAATAGGGAAACGCATAATATATTCAAAAAAATTTTTGAAGATGGTAGGCTTCTTAACTTAGGTAAGAAGATCAAAGTAC contains:
- a CDS encoding tellurite resistance TerB family protein; its protein translation is MEIFVLLFVGWIVYNIYSGYKQREAEEQIKILLDAMEEERRLNAFKCKITDDTFKGEDFEWDVFHVQMKGLIEGSQDDFPVKYIVQMADVTDGRSPILSAIDQFQSNDSTVFWFESGIDRLPYSSTIFKEWATTVKIPKAILEFPRSGLRKVEFKVFAVDANTDKILSQDSTTVSYHNTDKGYEEQSEHREYFEEMVVKTAMLVSASDGDMDTSEANVVKSWIQRNIERYKVEYRDEEKERLNGYIKEAYHDIQDDNIDIYDTLEGIENIASEGEKFELFQVCLDVAQADGAADEAELEIIHDIADYIHLDEKQFKSMIEKTLPITMHTSPANEESLLGITPNMEVKEIKRILREQYQKWNARVASSDPKIRTQAEEMIQLIAKARERY
- a CDS encoding helicase-related protein, whose product is MSSKFFTNRDNNTLENRLKDILTYHKNITHLEFLIGYFRISGFTKIATLLSGITNGRILVGINIDKLTLEAKEAGVKLNLMDYEKMSGRFVEEQLLELNKESYSQEVDESVILFAQMLAEKKIEIRISPEKNIHSKIYILREDEITRHDGTVEYKGSVITGSSNLSENGLSKNFEFNVELRDSDDIGFALEEFNNLWASAIEITDKDVDNIKAKSHLKDITPYELYLKFLIEHFDDRIDYDPNVVWNLPKGFMKLAYQIDAVTEGLSKIKKHNGFFLADVVGLGKTVTTAMVVKKLLFDLQGEVLVIAPPSIQKEWKDTFKKFEIGTLRNYNVVSLGALEKIRDTERYSLVIIDESHKFKNYATSRYAELERICKEQVKYKKKVILISATPLNNRPMDIANQLYLFQDKRNSTIPSHPNLESFFAKVDKEYKEIIAPDKDGKPIDKEKLQDLSLRVRESILREVMVRRTRTDIQTHPMYSADIKEQGLTIPKVAPVEEVTYKMNDSLVKTFSDTIEILTSELQYERYKVLGYIKPKSRSKYGKVSENIFERGALELANLMRNMLVKRFESSFHAFKTTLQRQESHLIGLIKMFEDDRILLGSKINIFDLLEDEESAEEKIETMFEQGKVKIFEASDFEEGYKEKLEKELIIFERLNQMWRDVKEDPKLNTFKEVLKKSKGKKMVVFTESKQTAIYLEENLKEFKVLCVHGGNRDKLKDTISQNFDANYDEKKKKDDYDVIITTDTLSEGVNMHRSNIIYNYDIPWNATRLMQRIGRINRIGTKHHMIYVNNFIPSAQSDVLIELSKKAFVKLQTFHSTFGEDNQIYSKDEEVGTVTLFEDVVEDIDEELDFLEEIRDYKEANPKKFKELVKLPMKIRVQRKDDIIQDASFVFIKNVEAKSYYYVDEQRCEPVSFIKMAKHLKVSPRLQGVIPFKAFHYEQVRKAVDHYDEELAKIVQSVSRTKVDNATDKKAIRLLKGWLDNGMINRETHNIFKKIFEDGRLLNLGKKIKVLAGKPSHEVVAELEKLQAEYSLQEVDSTKTRIKREIEVILSETFTKA
- a CDS encoding M48 family metallopeptidase is translated as MLNLDKLRWIDDNIDEYQGILVRAENNAYAHRMHLLSNSLKVTEEITPRISSVIKKVLQHLSLLDIELECYVNNDSDMNASCFSLGNDVNLIIIISSGLVNTMTQDELAFVIGHEIGHYFFGHLDYAEVKREKNALLDMKLSRIYQSHEISADRIGLICSGSLESSLRAIVKTVSGLNDEFITHNLHTYLHQIQSLNYDDLAHAYYTHPIFPIRAKALTLFSMSEVYYLWTGKDKQAPLTEDSLIARIRKDLESTTMKNLKEESKHIVEKFQLWFYVKSFIDNNELEQDEILFLEKNFGVDTTKKALRLAKENTSSVTKKYEEFRNQVHHLPLQYKSLMVNDMKNALDSMLESHNVQRYFKNLTKSILG
- a CDS encoding Hsp70 family protein produces the protein MANIVGIDLGTTMSAIAVLNSVGKPETIPNKDGERITPSVIFFENDHKSLIGLEAKNSAGSDVHSVAKEFKREMHNDDDRFSVHGSQYSPSELSSFVLKKLVKDASTQVGPITDVVISVPAYFKENQRNATIEAGKLAGLNVIGIINEPTAAALYYATVADIKGRGLVYDLGGGTFDVTVTDTDGKDIKIIASSGDHHLGGVDFDQAMLELMEEKYKNEKGSSLYSDEETKYEMLLEAEDLKKSLSSRGSKKIKLNGDSGKAVLEFTQKEFEEKISTYISRTELLVEQALHEANSEPEDIDYILLVGGSTRIPAFQKSIKKLMKKEPISAVNVDEAVALGAAIRAGIITVKENPTSVSSTVANEVNSISIVDVANHSYGTISRTFDETLQQYTLKNSILIKRNTPLPCSETQTFYTIYEGQDGIDISITQGEDTDPDFVDKIHEEAMDLPANRPEGQPIEFTYIYDENQMMKCIFKDINSGTVKEVSMHFGASEEKKNALDAFLVD